A DNA window from Luteolibacter luteus contains the following coding sequences:
- a CDS encoding iron chaperone, whose protein sequence is MKGGRIDDYLASVDPAQRAALEALRKAIHAAAPGAEECISYGIPAFRLNGMLVGFGATKKHCAFYVMSGTLLEGFTEELRGYDTSKGTIRFQPAKPLSAALVKRLVKGRMAENAG, encoded by the coding sequence ATGAAAGGGGGACGCATCGATGACTATCTGGCCTCCGTCGATCCGGCTCAGCGTGCCGCCCTCGAAGCCCTTCGCAAGGCGATCCATGCGGCCGCGCCAGGGGCCGAAGAATGTATTAGCTATGGCATCCCGGCTTTCCGGTTGAACGGGATGCTGGTGGGCTTCGGCGCGACGAAGAAGCACTGTGCTTTCTACGTGATGAGCGGGACATTGCTGGAGGGCTTTACCGAGGAGTTGAGAGGCTACGACACGAGCAAGGGGACGATCCGTTTTCAGCCCGCCAAACCCTTGTCAGCAGCGCTGGTGAAGAGGCTGGTCAAAGGGCGGATGGCGGAGAACGCGGGGTAA